TCGAGTACGTTGTTCAGGTCCGGTGCAGAGAACTGGATGGATCAGGCTACTGGAGCAACTGGAGCAGATCAGCCTACACGCTTGTAAAAGATATCAGAGGTACGTGGGCTTTCTGAGTGCGCTCTGATGGTCTGTCCGGTTTCAGACTGAGGTGTGACACTGTTCTTTCAAAACTGTCTAATCTTGCAGCTCCTGTACAAGGCCCTGAATTTTGGAGAATTATTATTGAAGATCCTGTGAGGAGGCAGAAGAATGTTACACTCTTGTGGAAGGTGAGAATGATTACATTTTGGTCTTTCCCTTTGATCCAAAACCCATTGGTAGAATTGCCAAAAAGGGAGTATGGTAAGGAGGCGCTGCCCTGGGAGGCAAACTTGGGTTGTCACTGTTTATGGGACTTCGTACGCAAGGCACTTGGGCTGTGACTTCTTTTGTGTTCCTGCCTCTTGTTTGGCTCTTTGAGGCACGTAGAGATTGCTGGTGAATGTTGGAGTACTGTGATAGAGCGGGAGATGGTTCTGCCGCCTTTGCTCCGTCAGCCTGTTGCACTTTGCTCCCTTCCGTTGCAGTCACTTCACCCCTTctgtttttattctctttaataATCTGTCCTGCAGCTAGCTGGCACATGTCAAGCTGGTTTTGTACCCTACTCATTACTGAGTTTATAGTAATGTAGTAGGACAACGCCTTTCCTAGCGCTGTGTGGTTGCTCTGGATAGTTGAGTGGCCGGTGAGGCTCAGCACGGACATACGCTGGCTGCGGGGATGTTGCCAGGCTTAGGACGCTCATAGGCCAGCCGTTGGAAGCGAGCCGAGTTTTGCACAGCGGACCTGTCCGAGGTCAAACTGTTCTTGCGCAGGGCCAGTTGCATGCACTGCAGCCATGTGGAACTGCAGGTGGGGCTGCACCGCTGCCGTGTGGAACATATTTGTTTATCCTGTTATTCCCAAAGTCTTACAGTCCTTGCTGCTTTAGGAGAGCCCTCAGATCTCTGGGCAGGCTGCAAGCCTCCTTGCTTATGTGCAGGGACCAGACCTGCTGTCTGAGCTGTACTAAGGCAGCTGAAGCGTCGATGCTGCATGACATGTGCGTGGCAGCCTACACTTCGAGTGTCAGTTGCTCAAAACTGCTACGAAACAGAGACTTAAAATGCAATTTGGtctaaaactcagaaaaaaagactaacATGGAATCAAAGACTGTAAGTTTTAATGAGATGCAGTCTTCAGCTGCCAAGTTCTGCTGACCAAGATCTCGGAGCAGAATGTGCCACTGACTCCTAGACAGCCGCCTGTATAAACACCGCCGCATCTGCCTGTGGGCTGGGCAAAGCTACGGTAAAAGGTTAATGcaggacagaggaaaaaaactacACCAGAAGCTGCCCACCCCTGTTTGCCCACAGTTAGTATGCAAACAGTCGTCTGTTCCGGTTTTTCAATCCTGAAAAATACTAACATAAACCTGTGAGTTACTAGAGGAGTCTGAGAATTTGTATTTCCTTgtcccccctgccctcccttcaCTGGAAAGATTGCGAGTAACTGTGTCAGCtttcagagagagaagaaattcagTCTTTAAATGGATACAGTGCCTTTGTGAAAAGGACAGTAGCCAGTCTGTAGAATATCTTTATTGGGtcatgttttcttaaaattggAACAGTGCCTTCTGCCCAAATAACAATTGCTTTTGAAATCAAAGactgagaaattaattaatGCCAATGTTTGCTGCAGCCACTGACGAAGAATCACTCATTGTGCAGTGTGAGCCGATATGTTATAAAGCATCAGACATCAGGAAACACCACGTGGTCAGAGTATGTTGATAATGGCACTACCTGTTCATTTCCATGGATCGAGCACACACATACCGTTACAGTTTTAGCCATGAATTCAATTGGAGTTtcttcaattaattttaatttaactcTGTCACAGCAAATGAGCACAGGTAAGAACACCAATTAGTAACCATTGTGAGATGTGCAAAATGCTAGGAATCCTTGTGATGCTTTTGGACAAAGCTTTCTCTGTAATAAAATTCCCTTGGTTAgaattagaaatgttttgtgaTGATATGTTCGGAGACATATTCTGTATCTCGCCAACAGAactatttgaaaaatgaaatttccatCGCATGAAAATCTTAATGATCTTTGGGTTGGGAAAAGAGTTGTCTTTAACTGGTCTGTCTTGTTCCCACTAAGAGAATATAAAGTAattaatcaaagaaaaataaaatcttactgTAGAACTGATCTTTCATCTGCTTTGTCCTGGGAACACCCAGCATTCCTGCTGGGGAATGTGGTGTCGTTTCCAACATGAAATACGGTCTTGTTTCTCTGGCTGCTCACCTGACGGGCTGCCAGAGTACATAGTTTTCAGAGGTTTGGCTTTACTTCCTAGGCAGCCTTTTCATTGATTCGGCTGCACGCTGCTTTATTAATAAcgtttttattaataaaatgaagGCTATTGCTTTTGAATACTTCAATTGTGTAACGTTCCTATGCAAATCAATGCTGTGGAAACATTACTGCTGTCTATTCTTGGAACTTTCCTGCtgtaatgcaatttttaaagcatttttatggATAAAATGCTTTCCGATATTGTGTGTAAGCGTATTCTGGAAACCCTGTGGTTGGTAGCAGATGTAATGGGAAGTGTCTGACTGGATTGTTATCTTGGTATATTACTTAGAGAGATTCAATAGGATTTAGCTTACAAAACTCCCAATGCGTGCTTTACTAGCTAAGTGTTGACAGTTCAGTAGCTGTTGATAAATTTTTGGTTAAGGAGTGATAATTAAGGAGGTGCATGTGAGAATCAGGATACTTGATTGATGTCTGCTAAGAAACTTGATCTATTTAGTGTTGGGGACTAGTTGGTGTAAAGCAAGCTTTGCTGGCTTAGAGAGAAATACATTTGCTTATGTCAGCTAAAGATCAGGCTTTATTATAtagaagataaaaattaaattggtaAATGATAAAGTGCTAAAAACATAGCAGTCATTCATGTGCATGTAGTTCGTAGTATTCACCTCTCCTGCTAACCCAGCTCTCATCTCACCTCTGAGCTCATGTAAGTCACGGCTGTTTTCTCCTTGTTCTGCCAGTGAACGTTGTGCAGTCGCTCAGCGCGTACCCAGTGAACAGCACTTGTGTGATTTTGATTTGGACGCTTTCACCTCAAATATATGTGATAACATCTTTTATTATTGAATGGAAGAACCTTAACAAAGAAGAGGAGATGAAATGGGTGCGAGTTCCTCCAAATATTAGTAAATATTATATTTATGGTGAGTGTGcacttaaaaatgtaatacattATGTTAATTGTTatggaacagaaaaatgtagCATTACTGAGCTCTCGGattgctttttcctcccctctctgtTTCTGATGGCTTTCATGGTAAGGACCAGGAGAGCAATTCTTGATTACATCATTAGAGGACTGACTGTAAAGGATTGACTCTTGCATTAATAATCAGGTTAACAAAGAATGAAGCTCAGGAGTACGTTCTTTTTCTGACAgtgcaataaaattaattctggaATATTGACTACACCGGCTAATTATCTAAGTTAATATGTGcattctgtttgcattttggcTTTAATCTTAGATATGTTTACAGTAGCTCCAAAAAGGTGTTAATTCCATGTCAGAATAATGCTAGATTATCCATTATAGATTAATAGTTTTATTCTTCTGATATTAAAGTATGTATCTATAAGAGATGGCTTTCGTTATTCCTCTCTCTGGGCTGATCTGAACTCTGATATGTGACCAGAGCGTCTGTGGGGGTAATTGTTTAAAAGCAGGATAATACTTTTGATTCAAAAGGCCAATTTCCTCTTTCCAGATCACTTTATTCTGATTGAGAAGTACCAATTCACCGTGTACCCTGTGTTTGCTGGAGGAGTTGGCAAATCCAGAGCAACGGATCACTTTACCAGAGGTGACTTACAGCATCTTTCTCCATGTTACTTTATGAAATAGGagcttgtaaaaataaaatttaaatgcagGAGAAGTCTGTAtctcaccagaaaaaaatgtcagtaatAAAGTAATTGTAATATAACTCTAAACAGTGATCTAGACTTCAGTTGCTTTAATTTGAAAACTCTTTGTGGGATTAGTTGAGTGAGGGACCTGAATTCCCAGGTATCGCACTTAATAGCTGAGAGCCTGGGTCCCGTGATTCTTCATTCTCCAGTTGTGGACTATTCTCTTATTTACTGTGCTCTGGTTTAATTTCTTAATAGCAAGGGGGTGGAGGAGTCAcctcagtatttaaaataattccttcctttttgtctgtctgttcTTAAGGTAAAGGTTTGTTAATATAATGTAAtggggaatggcctgaagctgcaggaggggagatggagatgggatgtgaggcagaaatccttccctgtgagggtgctgaggccctggcacaggttgcccagagaagctgtggctgcccctggctccctggcagggttcaaggccaggttggatggggctttgggcaagctgggctagtggagggtgtccctgcccatggcaggggtggcactggatgggctgtgaggtccctgcccacccaaaccagtctgggattccgTGTGCAATAAAACTGTTTATCAAGGGTTTTTGTGTCTGAGCTGTTGCTTCTACTGTTTGTTATTTTCCTATTGCAAACCGTTTGTTCACAGACAAATTACTGCATTATTACCTGacttccttttatttccagGTGGAtatgaaaatgagaataatgCCAGCCTCTACGTGGTTCTGCCAATAGTTATTTCAACTTCAGTTTTGTTGCTTGGAGCATTGCTGGTTTCGCACCAAAGGTAGGTTGTTCATTGTCATGTAAGCCCCAGGAGGCCTTTACGAGAAGGTGATGCAGCGTCGATGCTGCCTGTCTGCGGAACTGGTGGGCAGGTCTCCCTGGGGAAAGcgaggaattatttttatcgTGTATTTGATGTACTGTACTGAAAGGCAGTGGACTCTGTGGAATACAGCACCAAGAATTAAAGTGTCTTGAGTGCGCAGGCTCGTTTCCTTGTGAAAGGCAGACCGTTGTCCTTTCGGGTGTGGTGTCCTTGCAGTAAGCCGAGGATCAGTGCTGTTCGCTTTCGCTGGGAAGTATCGCTGCAGCCTGCACCACTTACTCCTTACATCTACAGAGTGATTTGTGGGCAAGTTAACGAGTGTCACATGCTTTGAATTTGTAAAGCACTCAGAGTTCCACATTTTAATTGTCGTTACAAACTAAGGTCTGAAGTAAAAgctaattggaaaaaaaaaaaatccctctgagTTCTCTGCGAGGTGGGTTGGGGTCATATTCAGCAAAGACTGCCtgtatctgttttattttgcaaaagtgCCACCTTCTTATCtcacttcttttcttctattaaaTTTTGGCCATCTATAATATCCAAAATGATTGTTTCATTGTCTTGGTGTTCTGGATAAATAAAATTGCACAGATTCCTTTTCTGATATAGCAAAGGTGAATGACGACAGTACGGAATATATGAGAACAGTACCAACTCCCGAATTTACCTAATATTTCAGAATGAAGAAACTGTTTTGGGAAGATGTTCCAAACCCCAAGAATTGCTCCTGGGCGCAAggagttaattttcagaagGTGTGTATTTCCCTGGCGATGCCTCTTCCCCCGCCCCAGGGCTCTGACTGCTGTTTGCTCAGTGCTGAGCTCTACCTGTGGGTTAGACCAGACCCTTCCTGAACTGCTGAACGAAGCAACTCGGAGCCTCTGAAGTTAGCGACACAGCGGTTCTCTCAGCTGTAGAAAGCAAATATCGGGAAATGGGCCAGGACCAGAGACCGACACCTCTTTTGAACGTAGCGGGTGTTTAAATTTCAGGGCAATTAGTAGATCAGTTGCAGAATCCCTTAGGTGTAATGCTCGTGCACCTCAGCGGGTGCCACGTGTGTATCAAAGGCCGACTTCTTTGCTGGGGTGAACTGCCTTCCCGTTTGGCGTGTGGATCGGGAGCTGTGATGGGATGAGCTGTGACAAGGAAGAGTCTTTACGCTGGCTTGGCCAGTTTGCACCAGCAAAGTCTCTCATGGTGCCGGAGTTTGACAGTGTGTAATCATTGCGGCAGTAATCTCAATTCAGGCctgttatttctgaaagaaagagtGTCTAACGGCAGAAGATTTTTCAGGTATTTAATTTGCATTCCCAGTGAAGGTTTCTTTTCTCATcgtttattttatttcattttatttaaacagagaATGGACATTCTTTGAAGTCTAATCATGGTCACTGCCTGCTGAACCATTGGGCCAGCTCCCAGGCTTCCTTTACAGAATTGTTAcaagatttttctatttatatgcAGAAGACAGGAAGCACAGATACAATACAATGCTGATTTGTTTAAATATAATGAATCCTGGAAGTAGCTCtgttaaaaatctaaaatgccCTCGCAGGAATTAGGAGCAAGTGCCGTGTTACAGACCAAAACCTGGTTTGTCGcttgcacaggcagcagcacttACCTTAGATTTGGTGGATTTAACTTTTGTTCATTGCCCTACTGACTCAAGGCTGTGACTGGCAAAGGGCTGAACACTTTCAAGCCCTGGCTTTCAAAAGGAGTTGAAAGCCCAGCCCTTCCCAGGATGCAGCCGTGGAAGCAGAGACATCGGACTGCTTTGGGACTTATCCAGCTTGAGTGCAAGATCTGCCCAGTTATTGACTTCACTTGAAAGTGGGTTTTAATTCTAATTGAGTATTTGCTCTAATTGAGAGCTAGCTTGGGAGTTTCCACTGACTCCAGGCACATCAAAGGGATCAAGTCTCTTATTTGCACAAGTCCTTGGTTGTCCCATTATGGTCTTTTGAACTTTTTACATGCAGTTGGGTGCAGCAGCAactcagaaaatgcagaaactgGGTGTGTGTTGTGCCTTACtgttttttgcttgcttgctttttcctgaaaataccGATGTGCACGTTATTTATATGGCTTCTTCATTTGTTATCATTTGAACGTGCAGCCACATCAGTGCAGATGCTTGAATAATCTCTAACATTAGATCTGTGTTTGACAAAAGAAGCCAGAAATCCTTAAGGAAAACCTGATTTCAGTGGCGTTAGGGCagtttctgcttattttttttttcctgataatttttgtgtctttttaatGTGCTAAAGTCCATATTTCTCTGATGCACCATGCCGTATGTTCTAAAGTGAAACAAAGCTCCTGGAAATCCTTCTGTTGGGGAAGGTGCAGTCGTGGTCAGGTGAAGAGCGGGTGCTCTCCAGCCTCATGGTAGCAGTTGCGCTGCCTGGCATTAGCAGAGCCTGCACCTCTGGCTTGGTATAGAAAGCTGAAGTGCGTTTTAATTGAACAGGTCATTAAATCCCAGACCAGTCTGACATGTCTGCTTCCAGGGCTGCATCCTGGGAAGGGCTGGGCTCCTTGGATAGCTGCTGATTGCAGGAGTATCCGTTGCACCGGTGCGcctgtattttctatttaatctTTTCATCTATAGCAAAAGGAGCTCGTGACAATCCTCATTCCCCCAATTGCAAAGGTGTATGAAATTTGCATATTGGATTTAGCACACTGGAAATGATTCTCCTTGCCGACTGGTAGAGCTGAAATAAGTGTATGAAAGGTGATGAAGTTTTACCTAGGAAAGGAGGGTAAAGCTGAGACCCTGCTGTTGCTGCGCTGTATTCATATGCCTTGTTCCAGAATTGATGGCAAAGAAACGATGTATGCAAGTATGAAAGAAATTGAAGTTTGACAGCTCGTTATGCAGCAGAAAGCATGCCCCCTCAGTACGTTGTACTAATCTTACCGGGAATTGTTGCTTCATGTTAATTGCACTGAAGGTGCATGGCCTGTCCTCGGATTAGCATGATCATCTCTCACTCACCTCAGGAGTGTCCAAAGCCAGAACACATTTTGAAATTGTGTTGTGTTTAGGGTCAAATCCTCCTTTTCCATGTGTGCATGAAATTTCCAGTAGAAAAAGCCGTGTACAGTACTTGTATGGTATTTTCCCTTAGTTGTGATAAGCGTTGATTACACAAATAGCCTATATACCACAACTGGAAAGTTCTGATCTCTTTCTGATGGCATTAGATGTAGAACTCCTGTCTTGTCCTGGTACATATCAACATCAAATCCTTGAGTTTACATCTGATCATTACTTTGTATATTCAGTGTAGCACATTTGGTACTCCAGAACTGCACTTACAGAGTATTATTTTATCCTGATTGTATTGCTCACAGCAGCAAGATGTTAAAATTGTAATCTGAAACAGGCAAGTCTTGCACTTAGACTCTGTCTTGCAAGCCTTTACATGTATGCGTAATGTCAAAATCATAAAAATTCCTCTTATTTGCTcaataaaatagtaaataaaaattaaaaaaagccttaGGGACCTAATATTGGAGAAATGAGTTAAGCACAGCTACAGATATTTTACAGGGAAATTGATGTTCATCTTGCAAATGCTCATGCAATTCTAAATTACCCTACTACGTCCACGGGGTTATTTGCAATATGTAAAGTTAAATTTATGTGAATGTCAAAATCTGGTCATGGCAGAATTAGGCCAATAGCATATtttgatttatctgtgtttaGCAACTAGATTGCAAAAGCAATTTCCACTTTAACCTGTCACGGGCATGGAAACCGGCTGAGAGCTCGGGGCAGCCTGTTGCTTATGAGACAAATAGAACCTAAAACCTGGAGGGAACAGGAGAGCAGAACACGACCTTGCTTGAAGTGATGCCTTGGGGTTTTGGATCTCATTTCATCTGGTCAGCAGAGTCTGGGAACTGCTGACCTGAGACTATGAGTTTTCTCCTGAGTTTTATGGAACTACTTTGCCTGTTGTTTAACACAGTTTGTGCCAAATTATACCACACATGCATATTCTGTGGAAATACAGCACTATTCTCCCGGCTTACTCTGTAATTGCTGATGTGCTGTAGTTTCACATTTGCCCAGGACGTTGGATTATGCATTGTTTTTGATTAAATAGCTGACATGTTTTAATAAGTGATGTGTCTGAGTTGACAGATGGTGCCCTTTGCCAAACAACATACCTGTCTTTGAATGTgatgtgtatataaatacaaaCCATCTCTGTTCAGGACAAACCAGCCGCTGGTTGTAGGAGGGCAGGTGCATCAGGAGGAAAcatggttttttggttgttccAAAGATAATACGTGTCTCCCGTGGGCGATACATGCTGAACGGACTGTTGGTCTGCTTTGGCACAGCGGTGCCCGTGCTCCTGTGCAGCTCTCAGCAAACCTGTGAGAGGGAAGACAGCTTTCATCGGGCAAGATAAGTTACGATGATTATGGCTTGATGTATACAGTGTAGTAGCAGCCTACAGCCCATTCCGATAGCCGGTTAATTTAATCTGTGGTTATTGATATTATTTTGAAGACTAGGCGAGAATCTGGTGCGCAGGTTGGTTTCAGCGTGGGAAGGTGATGGATTTGTGTGGGGCAAGTACCGAAGCAGTTAGAAACCAGCTTGCAGCTTTGCCACGAGGGCATAGGCGTTACTGATAGCTAGTCCAGACTAAAGTCGTAGCCTAAGATATGCAAGTTAGTATACGCTTTTCTGTAATTGTATACTAGTCGAAGTATTTTGACATGTTCCTAGTTGTTTTGGCAGCTTTCCTGCTGTAAAATATGGTTTGCTAATATACACAAAGTCTGTTTTTATCTATTTGTTTTGTCTTGAATTCATTAGGAAATACATGTTTTTCAAGTGAATTTCCCTTTGTAGCTAGGAGTTCCAGTTCTGCTGTTCTGTCGGTTCGTGCTGTTGTGTATtttacatgcatatatattagGTGGTAGTAAAGCAtacatttcttcaaaataaatgtgtgtttCTCTTCATGCAGTTCAAACATACAGGTGCTATTCAGATGGGAATGCTCTAAAAGTACTACGGAAAGGCTGAATTTGACCCTAAATAATACAATCCTAGCAGGGAAAGTTACTGTAGTTGACATGTAAATGATAAAGACTGCTTTTTATACAAtctaaataaaaaagccaaggaaatttaAGGGCAGAAGACCTTTGCCTTGCCAAGCACTCGCGTGTGTCTTTAACAGCACGTGCATGTTTGTTAACGTTGACACGAACGGGACCATTCAGCTGCTCCTGTTTCAGCTTGAACGATGCGCTGCCTTGGCTGGAGCACTGAGCACTGCACGGAGCGCTTGCTTTGCCGCACTTGACACACAAACCGGTTCTTGCTTTTTTGTCTTGTCCCTCCATCTTTACCTACGCGCAGACATAAAGAAAAGAGGAACTGTGTTTTAGAGGATTTTCAACATATACTCTTACTAAAACTATGGGGTTTTAGTCTGCGATTCGTAAAACCTGTAGCTTCATACTGAAATAAAGCTATTAAATAAGAGATGAGcattaaaatatatctttttttctagcCTGAAACTTTTGAGCATCTTTTTATCAAGCACCCCGAAGCAATGTCATTTGAGCCTCTTCTTCTGGAGCCAGAAATAGTGCTGGAAGACATCAGTGTTACTAGAGCCTTGAAAAAAGAAGACACACAGGATTTTTTAGTAATTGATTCAATGTTTACAAAACTGCCAGACCCTGAACACGACTCTGCGTGCTCGAGCAGCCATTTCAATAGTAGCAGCTTCTCTGAGAGCTCCCGTGATGACCAAATCAGTGGAGAAACGACAAGGCAGTCCGATATAAAATACGCTACTATTATCAGTAACTCCAGATCTGGGCTTTACGACCAGAAGGTGAATCTGAGAAGTTGTTTCGATAGCTGCTGCTTAGCTGAAGATTCCCTAGTTGCAGGCACCTTCTCAGGTGGCTCCTGGGAGGTGGGAAATGGGACGTTCCTCATCTTGCCTGACCCGCCGGGCAGGCAGCCCAGCGCgactctttccctttcccttgttTCTTCAGAGGGATTTTCAGAGCCTTCAGATCAGGATGACGCTTTTGCAGATGGAGATAGTCCTGAGCGGAGCCTGTGTTACCTGGGGATAACATCgttggaaaaaagagaaagtgacatttttttaacagaaagttCCGGGGTGATGTGTCAGTTCCATACGACCGATCTACTCAAAGATGTGGGGTTTCTTCAGCACGCCCCTCCTAATTTAAATGCGTTTATCCAAAGTAGCCTTAAGTATAAAGCCGTTGTGCCATACGTGCCGCAGTTTCAGATGACTGCTGCCAAGGTGCAGGAGACCACGGAGAAAACCTCTTCAGCCATCACACCATAATTTAATACTCttaatgttgggttttttcaggtgTTGCTACGTTCCCCTGTCTTTCCCTCTCCTGACTTCTCTCAGGAGCTCTCCTGTTTTGAAGCTGGGTAACTGGTTCTATATTTGAGTGCCGGGATTTTAGCAGGAAGAAATTCCATTTCTTGTCAGACAGGACCACAGTTTCCACAGGGGTAAGCGCAGGGTGTCCCTTGGCAGTACAGACCCATACGcacatttcttctctctcttcaggAGCGAAGTATCTCTTCTCTTCCAACACGTCAGCAAACTGTGTCCAAAGAGCTTGTTCTTGGtttagggtttgtttggggACCCCAAGAGCGAGATAGAAAGGAGTGGCCCAATATGTAGATTGAAATATGTACAggtgtggtgttttggggggggggaagctccaGTGTGTCGTTTCGCTGGGAATGATTTGGGACACTTGAGTGCTACAGACCAAGTGGGCCTGGATGCGGTGCGGCCACCGGACCTCAGAAAGACTGCCGGGTTACGATGCATCGGTGTCCGCTTGGCCCGGTGGTAAGTGGATGCGCCGTACAAATGCCAAATAtatttgttgggcttttttgtcTCCAAAATCCTGATGTATTTATTGCTTAACTGACAGCTGTGTTAAATTGAGCCTGGGAATACACAGATGGGCCACGTGAAAGAGCAGTCGGAACGCTGTAGTTCAGTTGTTGAGAGGGACACCCTGACCAGTGATGTACTTGGAAGTAAAATGTCCACGCTTCTGTTGTTGAGATTCTAGTACAAACGGTCCTGCCGTAAAACTAACATCTGCTCCAACCCCTTTTCAGAAGAGCCCGCAGTAGAAAAGCATCAGTTTGGTCCGAGGATCCTGTATTTTTGATCCTGTGTCTGTGCAGACTCGGAGAAGTCGGTTTGCTGTCACAAGCCCTGCTCCGCTCAGCTGAAATGCTTCAGGTGGGAGGAGAATGAGATCTTGCATCTCAGCTGTATCTTCTGGGATAAGCAGGCAAAGAAACCCACACTTACTTGCaagccaaatatattttttctacttcatagttagtaaatatttttgtatatgtGCCTTTTCAAAGAACTATTTTGAGGAGCTAAGGAAGATGAATATATTGTGTATTCCAAAGCTAAATTTATGTAAAACTTACATaggcaattaaaaacaaaagggcAAAACCCAGCAACAATAGTAAAAGGTAGGAGAGGTG
This Grus americana isolate bGruAme1 chromosome 8, bGruAme1.mat, whole genome shotgun sequence DNA region includes the following protein-coding sequences:
- the LEPR gene encoding leptin receptor isoform X3 codes for the protein MVARCDCSEYDKCKCCVPSLRLNYTYIMWLKMTMGVTPLWSPLMSVKPIDIVKPEPPLNLHPEMTEKGQVKICWSDPVLMPYPLQYEVKISANSGQRGWQMIQVALETSLAIENTLLDSSYSVQVRCRNRHGPGFWSDWSTPYNLNLGAEVLYFPPKILTSVGSNVSFHCIYKNKTKIVVSKKIVWWLNLAEEIPESQYTLVNDRVSKVTLFNLKATKPRGSFFYNALYCCHQNRECHHRYAELYVVDVNINITCETDGYLTKMTCRWSANPNTLLLGSSLQLRYSRSRIYCSDFPSTSPKSEVKECRLQKNHSYECTFQPIFLLSGYTMWIEFKHLLGTLESSPTCVVPADVVKPLPPSNVKAEITRNVGLLNVSWTNPVFTNNDLKFQIRYAVNRKEITWELYEVSNAPTRSAVIKVQKLCVEYVVQVRCRELDGSGYWSNWSRSAYTLVKDIRAPVQGPEFWRIIIEDPVRRQKNVTLLWKPLTKNHSLCSVSRYVIKHQTSGNTTWSEYVDNGTTCSFPWIEHTHTVTVLAMNSIGVSSINFNLTLSQQMSTVNVVQSLSAYPVNSTCVILIWTLSPQIYVITSFIIEWKNLNKEEEMKWVRVPPNISKYYIYDHFILIEKYQFTVYPVFAGGVGKSRATDHFTRGGYENENNASLYVVLPIVISTSVLLLGALLVSHQRMKKLFWEDVPNPKNCSWAQGVNFQKPETFEHLFIKHPEAMSFEPLLLEPEIVLEDISVTRALKKEDTQDFLVIDSMFTKLPDPEHDSACSSSHFNSSSFSESSRDDQISGETTRQSDIKYATIISNSRSGLYDQKVNLRSCFDSCCLAEDSLVAGTFSGGSWEVGNGTFLILPDPPGRQPSATLSLSLVSSEGFSEPSDQDDAFADGDSPERSLCYLGITSLEKRESDIFLTESSGVMCQFHTTDLLKDVGFLQHAPPNLNAFIQSSLKYKAVVPYVPQFQMTAAKVQETTEKTSSAITP